One Actinomycetes bacterium genomic window, ACGTCCATGACGTCGTCGACCAACTACGCCGGTGCTCGCGCGGCGACCCTGAGCGCAGCCGCCTACCTCTACGGCAGCGGCTCGACGCAGTACAACGCCGTCAACGCGGCCTGGGCCGCGGTCAACGTCAAGTAGCCCGCCCAGCAGGACGCACGGCGACGACGGGGTCGCGACGCAGCAGCGTCGTGGCCCCGTCACCCCGTCACCCGGTCAGCCGGTCAGCCGGTCAGCCAGTAACAGTCCCGAACGCGTTGAGCACCCGGTTCAGCGAGCTCTCGAGGCCCCACCGCGCCGAAAGCTCCAGCAGCCGCTCCGGGTCGGCCGGCGCGGCCGGGATCCGCGCCTCGTCCTGGAGGCTCGGCACCGGCACGTCGGTCGCGACGGCGACCACCACCGGCGCCACCTCGAGGTAGTCCACGGCAGCAGCCAGCTTGGCCCGCGCACCCGCCGGCATGCCGGTGTCGCCGGCCTCGAGGGCCGCGATGATCGCGGCGAGCGAGCCGTACTTCGTCACCAGGGACGCCGCCGTCTTCTCACCGACGCCGGGCACGCCGGGCAACCCGTCGCTCGGGTCGCCCCGCAGCGTCGCGAAGTCGGCGTACGCGGTGCCCGGGATGCCGTACTTCGCGTGCACCCACGCCTCGTCCACCACGTCGTGCCGCCCGACGCCGCGTGCCGTGTAGAGCACCCTCACCTGGCGCGCGTCGTCGACCAGCTGGAACAGGTCGCGGTCACCGGTCACCACGTCGACCGGCCGGACCGCGCCGGTCGCGAAGGTCCCGATCACGTCGTCGGCTTCGTAGCCGTCGACACCCACGGTGGGCACGCCCAGCGCGGCCAGCACGTCCTCGATGATCGCTACCTGCGGGATCAGCGGGTCGGGGACCTCCTCCTCGTCGCCGGACGCCACCCGGTGCGCCTTGTAGGAGGGGATCGCCTGCACCCGGAAGTCCGGCCGCCAGTCGGCGTCCATCGCCGCGACCAGGTGCGTGGGCGCACGGTCGGTCACCAGCCTGGCGATGAAGTCGAGCAGCCCGCGGACCGCGTTGACCGGCGTGCCGTCCGGCGCCGTGATCGAGTCCGGGACGCCGAAGAACGCCCGGAAGTACAGCGAGGGGGTGTCGAGGACCATCAGGCGCTCGGCGGGAGCGGACGGTGCGGACGTTGCAGACGCGGAGGTCGACGGGCTCACGGCGAGGAGCCTGCCAGACGGCACGGGCCGGGCCCGACGCTAGATTGGCGGTATGTCCCGCCGCGTCGTCTCGCCCGACCGCCTGTCACACGCCCGCAAGGCCGTCGCCGAGGCCGGTCTGGACGCCCTGCTCGTCACGCCCGGCCCGGACCTGTCCTGGCTGACCGGCTACGAGGCGCTCCCGCTGGAGCGCCTGACCTGCCTGGTCCTCACGCCCGACGGCGAGCCGTTCCTGGTCGCGCCGGGCCTCGAGGTGCCCGCGGTGGAGGCGTCCCCGGTCCCGTCGCTCGGCATCGAGGTCGTCGGCTGGGCCGAGATCGAGAGTCCGTACGCCGCCATCGCCAGCCGCCTGGGCCACCCCCGGCTGGTCGGCCTGTCCAACCGGATGTGGGCCGAGCAGGTCCTGCGCTTCCGGGCCGCCCTGCCCGCCGCCGAGCAGAGCCTCGGGTCCGAGGTGCTCGGCGCGCTGCGCATGCGCAAGACGACCGAGGAGGTCGACGCCCTCCGGCGGGCCGGCCAGGCCATCGACCGGGTCCACTCCCGCATGGCGGAGTTCCTCGTCCCCGGCCGCACCGAGCGGGAGGCCGGTCGCGAGATCGCCGCCGCGATCCTCGCCGAGGGCCACGAGACCGTCGACTTCGTCATCGTGGGCTCCGGGCCCAACGGCGCCTCCCCGCACCACGAGGTGGACGACCGCGTGCTCGAGCGGGGTGACGTCGTCGTGGTCGACATCGGCGGCACGACCGCCGAGGGCTACTGCTCGGACTGCACCCGGATGTACGTCCTCGGCGACCCGCCCGACGACTTCCGCGAGTACTTCGCCGTGCTGCACGAGGCCCAGCTGGCCGCCTGCGACCACGCCCGCCCAGGCGTCACGGCCGAGTCGGTCGACCGCGCCGCCCGCGAGGTGATCGCCAAGGCCGGCTTCGGCGACTACTTCGTCCATCGCACCGGCCACGGCATCGGGGTCGAGACCCACGAGGAGCCCTACATCGTCGAGGGCAACGAGACGGTGCTCGAGCCGGGCATGGCGTTCTCGATCGAGCCCGGCATCTACCTGCCGGGTCGCCACGGCGCCCGGATCGAGGACATCGTGGTCGCCACGGACGACCCGTCGCCCGGCATCGAGCGGCTCAACGTCATTGACCGCCAGGTCGTCGTCCTCCCCGTCTAGGCCCGCCCGTCCGTACCTCCGAAAGGCTCCCTGCGTGCACGTCCAGCGTCACCTCCCCACCGAGGAGGCCACCGAGCTGATCGGCCTCACCCGCGAGCTGGCCCGCGAGGAGCTGGCCCCCCGGGTCGACGAGTACGAGGCGCAGAGTCGGTTCCCGCGCGAGGTGTTCACCACGCTGGGCAAGGCGGGGCTGCTCGGGCTGCCCTACGACGAGCGCTACGGCGGCGCGGCTCAGCCCTACGAGGTCTATCTACAGGTCGTCGAGGAGCTCGCGACGGTATGGGCGTCGGTCGCCGAGGGGGTCAGCGTGCACACGCTGGCCTGCTTCCCGCTGGCGACCTTCGGCACCGAGCAGCAGCGGGAGCGTTGGCTGCCCGACCTGGTCGGGGGGGAGCTGTTGGGGGCGTACTGCCTCTCCGAGCCGCAGAGCGGCTCCGACGCGGCAGCGCTGACGACGAAGGCGGTCCGGGACGGCGACGTCTACGTGGTGGACGGCACCAAGGCCTGGATCACCCACGGCGGCGAGGCCGACTTCTACAGCCTGCTCTGCCGCACCTCGACCGACCCCGATGCGCTGTCCCGCGGCATCTCGTGCCTGCTCGTCGACGGCGACACCGAGGGTGTCTCGGCCGGGACGCCGGAGCGCAAGATGGGCTTCAGCGGCTCCACCACGGCCCAGGTGCGCTTCGACGGTGCCCGGGTGCCGGCCGACCGGCTGCTGGGCGAGGAGGGCCAGGGCTTCAAGATCGCGCTGGCAGCCCTCGACGGCGGCCGGCTGGGCATCGCGGCCTGCGCGGTCGGTCTGGCGCAGAACGCGCTCGACGTCGCCGTCGCCTGGGCGGGGGAGCGGCGCCAGTTCGGCCGCCCGCTGCTCGACTTCCAGGGGCTGTCCTTCCTGCTCGCCGACATGGCGACCGGGGTCGAGGCGGGCCGGGCCCTCTACCTCGAGGCCGCGCGCCGGCGGGACCGCGGAGAGCCGTTCGGCAAGCAGGCCGCCATGGCCAAGCTGTTCTGCACCGACATGGCGATGCGGGTGACCACCGATGCCGTGCAGGTGCTCGGCGGCTACGGCTACGTGCGCGACTTTCCGGTCGAGCGGCTGATGCGCGAGGCCAAGGCGCTCCAGATCGTCGAGGGGACCAACCAGGTGCAGCGCATGGTCATCGGCCGGCACCTGCAGCGCGAGCCCGGCTGACCCGGCGGGACACAGGGGGACCCGGCGGGCGCCGGCGGGCCGGTCACCTGCTGCCCCGGCGGTCCCAGCTCGACGGTGCTCGACGGTGCGGTGACCGGGTCGCGAAGACACCGGTCAGCGGGAGCGAGGCGTCGCCCCGCGGGTGGACCCGGGTGACCGTGCGGTCAGCACGCTCCTTCGCACCGGTCCGGACCGGTCCGGACCGGTCCGGACCGTTCTGGACCGGTCCGGACATCGTGC contains:
- a CDS encoding 5'-3' exonuclease: MVLDTPSLYFRAFFGVPDSITAPDGTPVNAVRGLLDFIARLVTDRAPTHLVAAMDADWRPDFRVQAIPSYKAHRVASGDEEEVPDPLIPQVAIIEDVLAALGVPTVGVDGYEADDVIGTFATGAVRPVDVVTGDRDLFQLVDDARQVRVLYTARGVGRHDVVDEAWVHAKYGIPGTAYADFATLRGDPSDGLPGVPGVGEKTAASLVTKYGSLAAIIAALEAGDTGMPAGARAKLAAAVDYLEVAPVVVAVATDVPVPSLQDEARIPAAPADPERLLELSARWGLESSLNRVLNAFGTVTG
- a CDS encoding Xaa-Pro peptidase family protein; this encodes MSRRVVSPDRLSHARKAVAEAGLDALLVTPGPDLSWLTGYEALPLERLTCLVLTPDGEPFLVAPGLEVPAVEASPVPSLGIEVVGWAEIESPYAAIASRLGHPRLVGLSNRMWAEQVLRFRAALPAAEQSLGSEVLGALRMRKTTEEVDALRRAGQAIDRVHSRMAEFLVPGRTEREAGREIAAAILAEGHETVDFVIVGSGPNGASPHHEVDDRVLERGDVVVVDIGGTTAEGYCSDCTRMYVLGDPPDDFREYFAVLHEAQLAACDHARPGVTAESVDRAAREVIAKAGFGDYFVHRTGHGIGVETHEEPYIVEGNETVLEPGMAFSIEPGIYLPGRHGARIEDIVVATDDPSPGIERLNVIDRQVVVLPV
- a CDS encoding acyl-CoA dehydrogenase family protein produces the protein MHVQRHLPTEEATELIGLTRELAREELAPRVDEYEAQSRFPREVFTTLGKAGLLGLPYDERYGGAAQPYEVYLQVVEELATVWASVAEGVSVHTLACFPLATFGTEQQRERWLPDLVGGELLGAYCLSEPQSGSDAAALTTKAVRDGDVYVVDGTKAWITHGGEADFYSLLCRTSTDPDALSRGISCLLVDGDTEGVSAGTPERKMGFSGSTTAQVRFDGARVPADRLLGEEGQGFKIALAALDGGRLGIAACAVGLAQNALDVAVAWAGERRQFGRPLLDFQGLSFLLADMATGVEAGRALYLEAARRRDRGEPFGKQAAMAKLFCTDMAMRVTTDAVQVLGGYGYVRDFPVERLMREAKALQIVEGTNQVQRMVIGRHLQREPG